The DNA window TTAAAATACGAGATTCATCTAATACCATTCATGCGCAAACTCCATCACATGTGGGGGCCGCATTCACATCAAATGAATAGTGTCAAATGGATCCCTCACCTGAGAATTTTTCATTGAAAACCTATTAGTTATAAGCGCATGTCATGTGCGATGAATATTCTCTCACTTGTttgttaaattaaaaaaatgtagaTTTCAATAGAGTTTTTTCATACTCCAAAACATTTTTATATCATTTAGCAATACCTTAATATCATTGTACAACAGAATTGTGTAAACTTAGAATCACATACATGTCCTAAAAATCATAGATGTATATACCAACAAGTAGAGAATGGATTGCCTTATAAATTTTAGCAACTCTAATGAGAGTGTTAAATGGGATGCTATAATATCGATTTAACTACCAAAATAGCCTCTCAAACTAAAATGGTGGAGTGTTAAATTTAgcatttttttgaagaaaacaaGAGAGGTGCTGATGTGCTATGGGGGAAGGTAGTAGTTAAGAGCGGAGATGTAcaattgaatttcaattttaaatgggtttgacccaaaaaagaatagCAAGTCTTAAGTGGTTAGAATTGCCattgcttttcatatttttggtgACCCATCACACTCAATGAGTCTTAATAAACCAACTTAATCCCTCAATGTAAAGATACTCAATTGGTTAGCTCCATTGACCCACCTAATATCTTTAACTGAGCCTAACTAACCTGTGAattgattgaaaaaaaagattaatttgAAAACAAGCAAAtgaaattgttttttatttatgattattttggactatcataaattttttttaaataccgttgagaaatatgtttctcattgaaatcgaacattggacacacatacttttttttaaaatactgtTGATAAATAtgattctcattggaatcgaacatttgaCATACATATGTTTAACCCAATTGATTACCAACCGAGTCACCGCTCGTTGGttgataatatttattttaattcttaCCAAATATGTGAATGGTACTAAAAACTACCAGGTCACTTTCATGAAACATGATTAGTCATCAAAACCTAACAACATCGTCATTTTGTCTAgcctatatgtatatatgatacTATATTATTATGTTCacctaatttttgttttaaacctACGTTCTAGGTCCCTATTAAACTATTTGTACTAAACCAATATTTATAATTAGACAAACTAAGAAAAATACTAATAAATGTTAGCATAAAATTAGGGTTCCATGTGGGGGTGcaagtgcatatatatatatatatatccatgtgCTGATGTGCATGAGATGAATGGAAACATTTTCATAGATGGTCCAGACACCATGATGCCATGCATGCATGGTCCCTCCTTATCTAACCAAATATCAATTTCATGACACTCTGTTTCTTCTTTGTGGATATATGACTTGACAATGCAAAACCACTTCAAACTTCAATACAATAGCTAAGTACAGGTTTGGAAGGGAAGAGCAGAGCAGTACTGGTTCTGGTTccgatccatatatatatatatttggtttCAACAGTTACAGACTCACATATTAGTTTCTGCAggttaagacaaaaaaaaaaaaacaacaactcaCTTAGCGAGCTTATGGTACTGTCAATCTCTTTTACTCCGACAATTGGAACAGGGTAGCATTTCCATCCTgtaaaacccaaaaaataataatggtaCTGATAATTAAGACTATATAAGACTGCAGCATCTTATGCGACACGACACCGTTTTCTCAATCTAATCTCAGTCTCTCTCAGCTTCTATGCGGCATCGTTTCAGAGTACTGCCTTTCTCAGCTCTTATCTTCCACAATCTTTTTTTGTCCTCTACCGTTGGGGTTTGGACTATGTCTCTACGTCCCATCTTTTCTTTATGACCGTTGTTCTTGTTTAAATGTCTCTGGGTATAAGTTAAGCTGCATGTGTTTTCGAATATATGAAAAACTTCTTTGTTTTTCAATCTTTCATCTTTATTCTCATGTTATCATAGCATAGTCTCGATCCTATAAAAACCTCCACTCATTTGGGTTATCTATTGAACTTTTCGGATGTCCTTATGGATAGATCATCCACAAGATGAGGGATACCTTATGGATCCTATTCAATATAGTTTATTTGTTGGGTCTCACATAATCGAGCCCATAAGTGCGGATAAGTATTAAAATGTCTCACATTGGTTTGTTAGAAGCAAACCGTGTGATTTATAAGCATGACCCATCTCCTCAACACCTGAGGCACCTTTTAGAAGGATAAAACCAAAAGATCTTGGGCTCAAAGTGTGAATAATATCTCAAGTGAATTGGTCAAATGTTCTTTGTAGAACGTTGTGAATGCTCACTCGATGATTTCCCAGTTTCCTGGGGCACTAAATGAAAACATTAAGTAACATATAATAGAAACTAGTATAGTAGTTAGTAGTTTGTGCTGGACCTAATGACAATACAATAGGAGGTAGAATTGTAGACTACTCAAAATTTAGCTAAGTGATCAATTTGTAGACTCCATTGATTTTTCAGCCTGAGCAGAAACAGAATACCAATTCTATCAATAGTGTAGACAAGACCAACAAGTGATCGATTGGAGAAATGAATGTTTTAGAATACCTTATGTGAAGTATTGTTGAATTATAATAATTCTTAAAATGGTAAAATAactcattttaatattttattatattttagagAATATGTTAAGAAGAATTGATGTAGATGTTCTTAAAACAAGAATGACGTAACTAACTAGGAACAAACAACGAGAAGTTCCAACAAATTTTAAGTATTTAACATCATAAACACCCCAACATACAACTATACAAGCTCACACACATAGATTTAACACCATCCATTGCAGAGGAAACCCATAAATACCCACTCTTCTATGAAGATCAACAAATCCTTCGTCATTATGGGcatccaaaaccctatcttgaAGAGAGGAGTAGATCCAGATCTTCTTGGTGGCTTGACAGTATGCGTTGGCTACTTCTCTGTGGATAAAGAACAGGTATTAGTTATAAGGACCCCTCCCAAATGAAACACTGGAGAGTCCGAGCCCAGGCCCATACCCCCTAACATTCTTACAAGCCTAGCTCGCATCCATAGACGCACACGCTCATGGACCAGTTGTAGTCCAACGGGCCTTTACAATCAAAGCTCAATCCATATCATGTGAAACCTATTGAACATGTTAAGGAGTGACATTTACCCTCCTTATAAATTACACTTAACTCCCATGTCTCTCCAATGTCGGAGTTCCTAACTTCCTATCAATTAGTGGCTGAAATTTCGGCTTTGGTAGAAGGAAAAAATAATGGTTTTTAGCGAACTCTGAAACCAAAATTCACAATAAGGCTAAGGACCCGTTCAGCACGTTATCATGGGCCTGGCCCAAATTATATGGCCAAACTCTCATCTTCCAACGGGCTAGCTAGTGTACCACCATAGGCCCCGGCCCAATGGCATGAAACGTCTCCCaaacgcaaaaatagagagaaactgACACAGAAACTTTTACAAGGTTAATTCAACCTCCTATTTTAGAATTTAGAGATGCCAAGTTGCCAACTTCCCCTCCCAAACTGTTTCTCTCTGCCATTCAAGACCAATGAGAACCAATGAAGCTCACAGAGTGTTCCGGGCTGTCCTCAAAGACCTTGTATGCACCCATGAGCTTCTCCTATATCATTTCCTTCTGTATGGCATTTCAATTCAGCTTCTTTTGGGAACCTCATCCTTCCCAAAGGAAGAGGGGTCTCATATTGGTGCTCAATCACCCTCCTGATCTTTCTCTTATTCTCCATTGTTGCCTGCCCTTTTCTTTCTATCAGTGTTTTGTGGgtctttttttggattttctctAATGGCAGCGAGTCGAGTGCTTGTTGCTACTAGTCTTTCCTTACTGGTTGCGTCCACCATTAACGCCCATGGTGACAAAAAATTACCAACTGGTACTGTGACTTATGATGGAAGATCCTTGATGATCAAAGGCAAAAGGGTGCTTCTGTTTTCAGGATCAATTCATTACACACGAAGCACCCCAGATTTAATAGAGTAAAACCCACTTTGTAGTTCAATCCATGAGGGATTAATACTGGTCTAAGGTGttgaatttcaatgtttttcagATGTGGCCAGACATTCTTCAGAAGGCTAAGAAGGGTGGTCTGAACCTAATTCAGACTTACGTATTCTGGAATGTCCATGAGCCGGTGCAAGGCCAGGTATTTGAAAAAATGTCAAGGTGAAATGTTGAGTGTTATCTTTCTATGGAATATGGATATTCATGTCTATGTACATTTTTGCAGTACAATTTTACTGGACAATATGACCTGGTAAAGTTCATTAAGTTGGTTTGGGAGcatgatatgtatgtaaatctCAGGCTTGGGCCTTTCATCCAAGCTGAGTGGAATCACGGGTTAGTACAACCTTCAAACTGCATTTCCATGTTATGTCAAGACAATAGTTCACCATCTATCAACAATTCCTCATACTTTGTCTTTGCCTAACATTTCTCAGAGGATTGCCATATTGGATGAGAGAGGTGCCCGACATTACTTTCCGCACTGACAATGGACCGTTCAAGGTAATCAATCTCTGCTCTTCAAATAACTATGGCTGGCTACATACATCACTTGTAGGAAACTAGTTAAAACTGAAGCATTCTCCTTTGCAGCATCACATGGAAAAATACGTTAGAATGATCATCGAAAAAATGAAGGCAGAGAAGTTGTTTGCCCCTCAAGGAGGCCCTATCATCTTGGCACAGGTTTGATTCCACTCCAATGTTTTCAttattgttctaagaaactTTATTCATGTTCCCTAACAAGTCATGGTCACAGATTGAAAATGAGTACAACCATATACAAAGGGCATTTAGAGAAAGGGGGAGTAGCTATGTCCAGTGGGCAGCGAAATTGGCCGTGAGGATGCAAGTTGGTGTGCCGTGGATCATGTGCAAGCAGACCGATGCCCCTGATCCAgtggtaattaaattttatcttgAAAATCTCAAGTTTGCAGATGCCtaagaaattaatgaaaaagtattctttctttttcttggtatAGTTGAATGCTCATATTTAATTCATAGAACCACATGCTTGAATGTGCAGATCAATTCCTGCAATGGAAGGCATTGTGGAGATACTTTTACAGGTCCCAATAAGCCTTACAAGCCTTCCTTGTGGACTGAGAACTGGACAGCTCAGTGAGTATACTACCATGTCATTGAACAAATCAAAAGTCTTAATGAAGCCcaaaggaggagagaaaagaacaaaaatgcaGATTATGGTACCATTTCAACCTAGCAAGGTCTTGGCTTCAAGCTGAtgctaatgattttttttttcaatggatgTTGTAATGATCACAGGTACAGAGCGTTTGGAGACCCACCATCTCAAAGATCAGCAGAAGATATTGCCTACTCAGTGGCTCGTTTCTTCTCAAGGAACGGAACTCTGGCCAACTATTACATGGtaaagaaaaatggaaattcTCGTTAACCAACTAAAAAACGACGGTAATGACTATAATAAGCAGATAAATTATATGGCTAATACAATTTATCTTTGATTGTGCTGTTGTAGTACCATGGAGGCACAAACTTTGGTAGGACATCTGCTCACTTCACAACTACTAGATACTATGATGAGGCTCCTCTTGATGAATATGGTAAGTTGTATGGTCATCTTCATATTTAATGGGTTGAGAAACTAGGTTTCCTACAAACAAATGATATTGGACATGCTGTAGGTTTGCAAAGGGAACCTAAATGGGGCCAACATTTGTGCTGCTTTTCTGGTAAACAACAACACCAAGATACCACAAACTGTTAACTTCAAGGGCAAGAATTACATCATTCCCCCACGTTCCATTAGCATCCTCCCTGATTGCAAGACCGTGGTTTACAATACTGAGACGGTAATTCCTGACAGCTTATACCATTTCTGTCAATAAAATATGGTTGTTTTTTTAACAATCTGGCGCTGGGGGGAAGTGGCTTTAGTCTAGAACCCATAGCATCAAAAACTGCCCACTGCTCCTGTTAACTTTTCATTTAACCCAATAGACTAACCTGTTGGCTGAGGGCGAATTTATTCATTTAAGCACACTCCAACAGGACCATCCTTATTTTGCATTGTATTTTCTGATGAAGAATGAATTGAGTATGAATGATACATCTCTTTTGGTGTAAAACAGATAGTTGCACAGCATAATTCAAGGAATTTCATGAGATCAGAGATCGCAAACTGGAATATCAAATGGAAGATGTACAAAGAAGTTATCCCAAGCcaattttctttgaagtctatcaGGCCATACGAGCTCTTTGGATTGACTAAAGATACTACCGACTATGCTTGGTACTCCACAAGGTAAGTCTATATTTTTTCTGATTCACTTTTAAGAACTTGTAAAAACTTGAGGAAAGTAAACTGGACTGATCCTGGCGCTTCTTTGGGCGCTGCTGAAACCTTACATTTTTATGTAAATCTTATCAACAGTATTGAACTGGATCGAGCTGACTTGGCAGTGCGAAAAGATATAGCTCCAGTCATAAGGATTCCAAGTCTTGGTCACGCAATGATTGTTTTTGTTAATGGTGAATACCTAGGTAAGTACATATACAAACAAGTACATGACTTTTATATCATCTAATTAAGTTTACAAGATTTGTCAATATGGAACTTGATCGTCAGGATCTGCGCATGGGAACCATGATGTGAAGGGCTTTGTCTTCCAAAACGAAATCACGTTAAAACCTGGGGTCAACCAGATTACTCTCTTATGCAGTACTATGGGATTCCCAGTAAGGAGGCTCGTCgctatttcaatttttttaatttttcagttCTTAATGAATCATTCGAAGATTCTAATGagtttttccttccctttttgtTGCATCAATGAAGGATAGTGGACCCTATATGGAGCGTGTATATACTGGGCCGAGGGCTCTGCAGCTGCTAGGTTTGAATACTGGGAATCTTGACCTGACATTTAATGGTTGGGGACATCAGGTATCAATGGACTTCCTTTAGTCTAGTCTTTACTGTTAAATGATTActcttaatttttaaaaaatgtgtaaCATAATCGAATTGGACATGTCCGATTGCAGGTTGGTTTGGATGGAGAAAAGCTTGGCTTGTTTTCTGAGGGTGGGTCACAGAAGGTCGAATGGACAAAAGCTAATGGAGTTGGACCACCTCTTACATGGTACAAGGTAATGCTTCGTTTTCCTTTCAGTAACATTCATCTTAACAAGGAACTCTTGGCCTAGTGATAGCTTATTCCTTAGGAATTGAACCATGATCATTTCGAGTAACATCTCacgctaataataataataataatgttttATCAGGACAAAAACATTCATCTTAGATCATCGCTGAGAGAACCCCACACACTTGAAATATTTTTGTGGTAAGATGATACGTGGATGATATTGTTGACTTGGATGATCTTGAAGGCTTAATGAGATTGAAGAATATTGAGACTAGTTCATATACCAGGTTTTAAGAACCATATACATCTTCTTGTTACAGGCAAGGTTTGATGCACCAGAAGGAAAGAATCCAGTGGTTATTCAAATGACCGGTATGGGCAAAGGTATGGTTTGGGTCAATGGCAACAGCATTGGCAGACACTGGATGTCTTTTCTTTCTGCTCTTGGACAGCCCTCGCAGTCAGAGTAAGCGAAAAGCTATATCAGTATCAATACGTGAATCCTTAGTCAACAACTATATGTACATCTCTATAAAATACTTTCAGAATGTTAATATGAATTTTTGTAACCCAGATATCATATCCCAAGAGCTTACGTAAAGCCCAAAGACAATCTCTTGGTTATATTCGAAGAGGAGGCAGTGGATCCAAAAGCAATAGAGATCCTAGTTGTTGACAGAGATACCATCTGCAGCTTCATGACAGAGTTGCACCCACCTCATGTGAAATCATGGGCAAGACAGAACAGCCATATGCGCCCCGTGGTAGATATTGTGAGACCAGCAGCCCATCTCAAGTGTCCAAATCACAAGACGATACTGGCTGTGGAGTTCGCAAGCTGGGGTGATCCATATGGCGCCTGTGGAAACTACTTTGTTGGAAACTGCTCTTCCCCCATCTCAAAGGAGGTTGTTGAGAAGGTACAGTACTAATTAATGGTTTATTCTTATTCCTATTACTTGCGGACCAAAAATGGCCTgatgggtttttgttttctgaaCTTGAGCAGCGTTGTTTGGGAGAGACTGAATGTGAGATACCGATTGAAAGAAAACTCCTTGACATGAACAATGACGGTTGCCCGGATATCACCAAGACACTGGCAGTTCAAGCAAAGTGCGGCTTCAATGAGAACTAGAGAAAGATCAGAGGGACCTTATACTTCACAGGGTGTTATTACAATCATGAGTTTCATGTTTATAAACCTCATTGTTTCATGTTTAAAGAAGGTGTCGGAATTCTTTCACCTTCATGTAAACTCATGACACCTTTCTATTCATCCATTAACACTCTCTATATTTTTCACCTACCTATTTAGTCTCCTATAAGCGTATTATGTTAATCCCATGTCTAATCATGGTGTCAATTAGTTCAGTCAATCTACATATAAATGATCATATATTCCAAATGTCCATCATAATTTTACCCCACTCGATCATAACGGGGGCGTCCTTGCCTATACATTACCGCATCCGGGCACTGATGCAATGCGTCGCTTGTGGGGACATCCTAGCAACGGttaggtcaaaactcaaaatattgaaagaaaaatggCTTGTTGGTGGGGCTATAAGGCCTCGTTTATAGCCCAAAACCACTTGGAGCAGGCCATCATGGAGTCTCATCGCAAGCCCAATTCGACCTCAACAACATTTTCAGCCCATTTAAATAGCAGTCGCTCGGCTAAGTGAATTGAACAAGCCCATGCTCATGAGGTCCATGGACATAACTGAATAGtcaatatcaaattatcaatccACCAAACAACATATGATACCCAATGAATGGGGAACAAATCAATAGATTATGTTGTCACCTTTCTCAACTAGAGGTCATAAGGACAACAGAAGATTAATCAtacaattttttactttttcatatatatagacAATATTGTGGTTCAACAAACTGTCCCACACCATTGCTTTTGGTAATCAACAGGGCCCAGTACCCCCTTCCATGAGAGCCCAACATTTCGGTAAaaaaatttgaccaagtgatattttggtatttaaataattaaattaagagTGTTCGTGGTTCGTTTCAGTTGatttttggacttaaatttaACTGATTGGTTGATTATTTTCtgtgtaattattttttattttttgatcgATGTTTATTAATATAATTTGATAATAAATGAGGATTGgtttgatttgaaaaaaaaaaagaagctattttgggaaaaaaaaattggaaaaaattgATATCAGACGTGGCAGCGCCTACTGCGACTACTCGAGAAGAACAATATCGCAACGAAATCAAATGTCTTAATCATGAATCAGACAATGACAATCACATCCAGGCATATAAAGATCTGTCGCGTTGAGTATCCGATACGTGTATTATCCGAGTGGACCGGCTCCAGCCGACCTTCTCCCTGGCCCACACTGAccaacaaagaaatgaaatattTACACGTCCGAGCGCAatttgaatttggattttggatcgCGGATGGCGTACTAGTTACACTACTGCCTGCATCCATTGACATTTCAGGTACAACAAAGAACGGCATTTATCGGTAACGCGACAATTCGATCGGCCGAGGATAATCCGGTCATTTCGTACtagtaatatatattttttgatttggCAGAGGAGTCGTGATGATCGGAAGGAGAATTCGAGGAGATTGTGGATCAAGAGAACAGAGAGTCTTGCTTACTTACGGGCTTGTTTGGTTGATGTGAAGATTCACCGCCGATGGGGTTCTTTAGCACTATATTCGGTTTCTGTGGATTCGGAGTTGGGATTTTCCTTGGTCTCGTGATTGGCTACCACCTCTTCATATATTTGCAGTCCAGCGATGTGAAGgtgtctctctttctctgtgtttctcgtcttttttttttcattctattgCATTAGATTGGGAATCAAGACTcgtttcccttttttttctttttctttttttttttcttagtatTTTTCTGCgtggttgctgagaaaatggAAGAAGGATGCAGGGTTGCCATTCAGTTTAAATTAGATTTAACAAGAGAATATAGCTTATGCTATGTAACTGTTACATGGCATGTTAGATGCTCGTCTTTGGCCTTTCTTagaaatgagaactttgaatttgtgattgttgatgcaGAGCTATTTTGTTCATGGAATTGTATGATCTTAAGTTTTAGTAATTCCTGCTTCCTTAATACCGCGGTCATGTTGGGCTTAGAAACCCAGAGAGTAAAGCTAAGTAAACTATGCAACACACGCTTCCAGAGATTCTTGTCATTTGCTGAAGCTCTGCTTGTTGTATGCTTGGCCAGGATCCTGAGATTCGTCCACTTGTTGAGCAAGACTCAGAAACTTTGCAACATATGCTTCCCGAGATTCCACTTTGGGTGAAGAATCCAGACTATGATCGAGTATGTACATGCATGTTACTTCTACCCTGTTTTTACTCTATAACATCTAATTGCCATTGACTGCATTGTATTTCCACAATTTTACTTGTGTTGGAACCATTTTGTGAAGGTCGACTGGCTAAACAAGTTCATTGAATATATGTGGCCTTACCTTGACAAGGTTTGATTTCTATGTCAAACAGTACTCTTGTCATTTATAGTTagcttatttctttttcttatctttTGTATTAACTATTAAGATATTTAGCTTTGTTATGCATTCTTACACAGGCCATTTGCAAGACCGCGAAGAATATTGCTACCCCAATAATTGCTGAGCAAATTCCCAAATATAAAATTGAATCTGTTTTATTTGAGACACTTACATTAGGTTCCCTTCCACCAACTTTTCAAGGTTACTATTTCCAGTACATCCCTTACTTTATAAATGCTTTCATTTAGCATCCATAGTTGCTAGTTTTTGAAGTGCTTTTATGTGCGTCAGTacatctatttttttcttttacggCTAGAAAGTCGAAACAGTGATTCACCATCAAAGATGATGAAGTGATGTCAAGTGGAGTATACAATTCAGATTTACCATAAGTCACCAGAGTCTTGACAAATtgcattttggattttttttcccagtCATGAAAATTTTATATTCCAGAATTGTATAATTGGTTGCTTCGTTGCTCCTGAGATTACTATATGTTACTTTTGCTATGTAAGGAAGTgccttatgattttttttcctcttgttgGCATTACAAGCAGACTGATGCACGGTTTAATAGCTACAGAATATTGAAAATGATTCaatgatttatttttctaagagtGGCCTTTTCTGAATAGATATCTAATTAATGTATTCTCAAAGTAgttttacatacatacatataggcTATAGCGTATACAGTCCCATGTTTGATTTGATCTACTGCTTTCATAATTAAGCTGAGAAAACTTATTCACACTGTACCACGTCTTGTACGCAGCAGCAGAATGTGTTCTTGCTTCTTTAGTACTGTATCCAGTGTTTACATCTTGGTGAAATTGTTGTGGGCAGTGCAAGCTATACTTTTATAACGTGCTCTTCATATTGATAGGTATGAAAGTTTATGTCACTAATGAGAATGAGCTTATAATGGAGCCATCAATAAAATGGGCTGGAAATCCTAATGTCACAATTGCAGTTAAAGCATTTGGTTTGAAAGCAACTGCTCAGGTtggtcaattttattttttttcactttcagCCAACAATATGTGCTTGCctatttgtattttgtatgtatatgtggtGGCAGATTCAGTGCTTGTTAGTAGTCAGTATCTGGTTTTTAACTCTGGTTTTTAACAGGTGGTGGATTTACAAGTCTTTGCTTCACCACGGATCACATTGAAGCCCCTAGTTCCTAGTTTTCCTTGCTTTGCCAATATCTATGTGTCGCTGATGGAGAAGGTACGTgagatattttattaaaaaataacctTGGTAGATCTCTTATTCCTTTTTATTGCTAGTATGCAATATGCTTGTCAGGCACAATAGACGTGAAACGACTTCAGCCTGTGGTGTGGTCCAAcccatggagaaaaaaaaattatccaacCCACCCCCCATGCCCCGCAATTGCTCAGTGCTCCCAGGGAGTTGAAAGTAACTAATTTAATTGAAGATTTATTTTGCACCTATAGAAgcctttttcctcctttttggGGTACTATTTGTAGGTATGAGCACATGTTAGCTGATGTTTGGAATCAAGATTGTGatgtctcttcttcttcttcttcttcttcttcttctgctttttgttcttctttttttttaaagttacaGGGTTGTTGTCTTATTTTTTTGAGGGTGGGGGAAATTTAACCTTGTACCTTTTGCAAGTTGGTTATTATCATTTTTATCATCATTAGAGCCTTATTTTAAAGAATTGCTGGTCTATTATTATAAGTTCTTATAGTCATAAGTTGATACCGGCTCGTGGAACTTTAGTTGAGGATTATGGATGACAGATAAATTAACACTTATATACATTCTCTTTTGATGATTGTTATTGGTTTTGCAGCCACATGTTGACTTTGGACTGAAGCTCATAGGTGCGGATCTTATGTCAATACCTGGCCTCTACAGGTTTGTACAGGTAAGATACCTTGAAATGCTTGCTTTATCCTTTTACCTGACCATTAAGTTTTTCTTATGCACAGCTTGGTCTACTTTGTCTTGTTAAGTATGGTTAAGGCACTAAACTGCAGAGTGTCATTTGATTCCACATAAGTGAAATGAATGTCTGGATAGGATGTCTGCGAAGTaatatgatgattgatgaaccaTTATTTATCTGTGATCTTGCTTCTTTCATGAGTCATCATCATACaagtctttatcccaaaagtttggggtctgctacatgagtttatgagaacatcaatGGGAATCCACCACGTGTATtagttttctccattcatttcaatcatggatcatacattcatccactctTATTAACTTCATATCAAGCCATGCTTCTTTCATGTGTGAACCTACGAGTTGTGtgatcaagttatatttgaatctTAGTTTTAATAAGTAAGACGTTCTGATGTAAACACTCTCTTCGTAATACAGCAACTATGATGATGAGATGGTATCTCTTTAAACATTTTTGAATGGAAATTATCAATCAAACAGATTTGGTGTTGAATGCTTATGTTGCTAATATGAGGTTTCTCTCCTCTCGGTACCTCTATCTAATATGATGCATTTCTGCACAATAGACAAATGGCACGACAATTATTTGGTTTCCAAGTAAAGGAACAGGGAAGACTGCGAAAGTTTGTGCCAAACATTTGTATATTTGTGTTAGAAAGGGTGGATCTTATATCATTTCAGAATTTCCCTAAAACATGCAGAGAAAAAAAATGGGAATTTTTTTACAATTCTTCTGCCTGGCCTGCCAAAGTTTTTCACGGGATTAGGTGAGATTTAAAGAGCATTTTGGTTATCCAATGCTTTTTGTACTCTCCAGTCTCCATTTTCTCCATGTAACTAAAGAAAGAATTTTCcaaattatttttctcttttttactttttagtagTTGTCAACCCACCATAGTGTATATGTtgttttatgtttgtgtttgaaTGGTTCATGATATTAACAGTAAGAAGGGTTTATTCTACAGGAGCTCATTAAAGATCAGGTTGCCAACATGT is part of the Tripterygium wilfordii isolate XIE 37 chromosome 7, ASM1340144v1, whole genome shotgun sequence genome and encodes:
- the LOC120001665 gene encoding beta-galactosidase 13-like isoform X2, coding for MEAQTLVGHLLTSQLLDTMMRLLLMNMVCKGNLNGANICAAFLVNNNTKIPQTVNFKGKNYIIPPRSISILPDCKTVVYNTETIVAQHNSRNFMRSEIANWNIKWKMYKEVIPSQFSLKSIRPYELFGLTKDTTDYAWYSTSIELDRADLAVRKDIAPVIRIPSLGHAMIVFVNGEYLGSAHGNHDVKGFVFQNEITLKPGVNQITLLCSTMGFPDSGPYMERVYTGPRALQLLGLNTGNLDLTFNGWGHQVGLDGEKLGLFSEGGSQKVEWTKANGVGPPLTWYKARFDAPEGKNPVVIQMTGMGKGMVWVNGNSIGRHWMSFLSALGQPSQSEYHIPRAYVKPKDNLLVIFEEEAVDPKAIEILVVDRDTICSFMTELHPPHVKSWARQNSHMRPVVDIVRPAAHLKCPNHKTILAVEFASWGDPYGACGNYFVGNCSSPISKEVVEKRCLGETECEIPIERKLLDMNNDGCPDITKTLAVQAKCGFNEN
- the LOC120001671 gene encoding beta-galactosidase 14-like, translated to MAASRVLVATSLSLLVASTINAHGDKKLPTGTVTYDGRSLMIKGKRVLLFSGSIHYTRSTPDMWPDILQKAKKGGLNLIQTYVFWNVHEPVQGQVFEKMSR
- the LOC120001665 gene encoding beta-galactosidase 13-like isoform X1; its protein translation is MPKKLMKKSIPAMEGIVEILLQVPISLTSLPCGLRTGQLSTERLETHHLKDQQKILPTQWLVSSQGTELWPTITCTMEAQTLVGHLLTSQLLDTMMRLLLMNMVCKGNLNGANICAAFLVNNNTKIPQTVNFKGKNYIIPPRSISILPDCKTVVYNTETIVAQHNSRNFMRSEIANWNIKWKMYKEVIPSQFSLKSIRPYELFGLTKDTTDYAWYSTSIELDRADLAVRKDIAPVIRIPSLGHAMIVFVNGEYLGSAHGNHDVKGFVFQNEITLKPGVNQITLLCSTMGFPDSGPYMERVYTGPRALQLLGLNTGNLDLTFNGWGHQVGLDGEKLGLFSEGGSQKVEWTKANGVGPPLTWYKARFDAPEGKNPVVIQMTGMGKGMVWVNGNSIGRHWMSFLSALGQPSQSEYHIPRAYVKPKDNLLVIFEEEAVDPKAIEILVVDRDTICSFMTELHPPHVKSWARQNSHMRPVVDIVRPAAHLKCPNHKTILAVEFASWGDPYGACGNYFVGNCSSPISKEVVEKRCLGETECEIPIERKLLDMNNDGCPDITKTLAVQAKCGFNEN